A region from the Metopolophium dirhodum isolate CAU chromosome 9, ASM1992520v1, whole genome shotgun sequence genome encodes:
- the LOC132951810 gene encoding origin recognition complex subunit 1 isoform X2, which translates to MVDSPSENGTTPCTRQRLKNGKTTRTCEFKLNIKRVDESNYVSTLSPRLIKMTNEKLQDHKSHEFSSLPATPKKNSRKILRWSERRDNDLLNVIEEAINNSDSVSDMTDSEDEILNMPKTRSQKISESSMKSYEMTNISEAKRLRKPVDRFGCAADLNETKMLDPTPERKHTRQSVDENINTPKSKIKSRKISLIDEDGDSNIDVLKTPIKKRTSQSVDDNINTPKSKIKGRKISIIDEVGDSNIDVLKTPIKTRSHRVSESSFIKSNDETNTSASKRLRKPVDRFGYAADLNETKMLDSTPERKRTRQSVDENINTPKSNKKGRKISIIDEDENADFDINVWKTPTNKHLRQSITSRSGSKVRRSILRDIPENKEIEISTPKTPRKTPKTHVKNLTASASKRLDSGAKIPCSPLEKARANLHLHAAPKHLPCREVEYKSIHSFLVRKINDELTGSMYISGVPGTGKTATVKRVIDSLNADLLMKHSFKFVEINGLRLANPHQAFSVIWKELTAETVSSSRAQTLLNDHFSNKKVKELSTILLVDEVDHICNRKQDVVYNILDWPSQTGSKVVVITIANTMDLPERVLRGCVTSRMGLTRLVFKPYTFQQLQEIIMNRLIGNSSFDPDAVQLVARKVAAVSGDARRALDICRRAIDLVKSEDESQLITINHVNQVLNAILSGVRVTAIRCCCLFEQFFLRALRDVTSSTGIEHSTIDSVCTQLKSICLLEGEELPNEQQVLMMAYRLRDSGLIFLEKKRWDIFRKVSLNVSPEDISYALDKYND; encoded by the exons atGGTAGACTCACCATCAGAAAATGGTACAACTCCTTGCACTCGACAAAGActgaaaaatggaaaaactaCCCGAact tgtgaattcaaattgaatattaaGCGTGTCGATGAATCTAATTATGTATCAACACTCTCTCCTCGCTTAATAAAA atGACAAATGAAAAACTTCAAGACCACAAATCGCATGAGTTCTCAAGTCTTCCAGCTACACCAAAA AAGAATTCAAGAAAAATACTACGTTGGAGTGAGCGCCGTGATAATGATCTTCTAAATGTAATTGAAGAAGCTATAAATAATAGTGACTCTGTCAGTGACATGACAGACTCTGaagatgaaatattaaatatgccaAAA acacGTTCACAGAAAATTTCTGAATCATCTATGAAATCGTATGAGATGACTAATATATCTGAAGct AAGCGTCTAAGAAAACCTGTAGATCGATTTGGTTGTGCAGCAGATTTAAATGAAACTAAAATGCTGGATCCTACTCCTGAAAga AAACACACTAGACAATCAGTTGATGAAAACATAAATACTCCTAAAAGT AAgataaaaagtagaaaaatatcattaattgatGAAGATGGAGATTCTAACATTGATGTTTTGAAGACTCCAATAAaa AAACGCACAAGTCAATCAGTTGATGACAACATAAATACTCCTAAAAGT aaaataaaaggtagaaaaatatcaataattgatGAAGTTGGAGATTCTAACATTGATGTTTTGAAGACTCCAATAAaa ACACGTTCACACAGAGTTTCAGAATCatcttttataaaatcaaatgatGAGACCAATACATCAGCAtct AAACGTCTAAGAAAACCTGTAGATCGATTTGGTTATGCAGCAGATTTAAATGAAACTAAAATGCTGGATTCTACTCCTGAAAga AAACGCACAAGACAATCAGTTGATGAAAACATAAATACTCCTAAAAgt AATAAAAAAGGtagaaaaatatcaataatcgACGAAGATGAAAATGCAGATTTTGACATTAATGTTTGGAAGACTCCAACAAat AAACATTTAAGACAATCTATCACTTCTCGTTCTGGCTCAAAAGTGCGTCGAAGTATCCTACGAGATATACcagaaaataaagaaattgaGATTTCTACACCAAAGACGCCAAGAAAAACTCCCAAA ACACACGTTAAAAACTTGACAGCTTCAGCGAGTAAAAGATTGGATAGTGGAGCAAAAATTCCATGTAGTCCTTTAGAAAAAGCTAGAgcaaatttacatttacatgCGGCTCCTAAACATTTACCGTGCCGTGAAGTTGAATATAAATCTATACATTCTTTTTTAGTTAGAAAAATTAATGACGAGTTAACAGG GAGTATGTATATTAGTGGTGTTCCTGGTACTGGAAAAACGGCAACAGTTAAGAGAGTAATAGATTCACTGAATGCTGATTTATTAATGAAACAcagttttaaa TTTGTTGAAATAAATGGCTTGAGGCTTGCGAATCCACACCAAGCATTTTCAGTGATATGGAAAGAGTTAACCGCAGAAACAGTATCATCTTCTCGAGCTCAAACACTTCTTAATGACCATTTTTCTAACAAAAAAGTTAAAGAGTTATCTACAATTTTATTGGTCGatgaa GTAGACCATATTTGTAATCGTAAACAAgatgttgtatataatatacttgattGGCCTAGTCAAACTGGTTCAAAAGTGGTTGTAATAACAATTGCTAATACTATGGATTTACCTGAACGAGTATTACGAGGATGTGTAACTAGTAGAATG GGATTAACCAGATTAGTATTTAAGCCATACACATTCCAGCAGTTACAAGAAATAATCATGAATAGATTGATTGGTAATTCTTCATTTGATCCAGATGCTGTTCAATTGGTAGCAAG AAAAGTAGCAGCAGTATCAGGTGATGCAAGACGAGCTCTGGACATATGTCGGCGTGCTATTGATTTAGTCAAGTCTGAGGATGAATcacaattaataactattaatcaTGTTAATCAGGTGTTAAATGCGATACTTTCTGGTGTCCGTGTAACAGCTATCAG gtgCTGTTGTCtctttgaacaattttttctgAGAGCACTTAGAGATGTTACATCTAGTACAGGTATTGAGCATAGTACTATCGATTCAGTTTGTACACAACTGAAAAGCATTTGCTTGCTTGAag GCGAAGAATTGCCAAATGAGCAACAAGTTCTTATGATGGCATACCGATTAAGAGATAGCGGTCTTATATTTTTGGAAAAGAAACGATGGGACATATTCCGAAAAGTGTCACTCAACGTCAGTCCAGAAGATATAAGTTATGCATTAGATAAATACAATGATTAG
- the LOC132951810 gene encoding origin recognition complex subunit 1 isoform X3, translating into MVDSPSENGTTPCTRQRLKNGKTTRTTNRRFVENTILQLCEFKLNIKRVDESNYVSTLSPRLIKMTNEKLQDHKSHEFSSLPATPKKNSRKILRWSERRDNDLLNVIEEAINNSDSVSDMTDSEDEILNMPKTRSQKISESSMKSYEMTNISEAKRLRKPVDRFGCAADLNETKMLDPTPERKHTRQSVDENINTPKSKIKSRKISLIDEDGDSNIDVLKTPIKKRTSQSVDDNINTPKSKIKGRKISIIDEVGDSNIDVLKTPIKTRSHRVSESSFIKSNDETNTSASKRLRKPVDRFGYAADLNETKMLDSTPERNKKGRKISIIDEDENADFDINVWKTPTNKHLRQSITSRSGSKVRRSILRDIPENKEIEISTPKTPRKTPKTHVKNLTASASKRLDSGAKIPCSPLEKARANLHLHAAPKHLPCREVEYKSIHSFLVRKINDELTGSMYISGVPGTGKTATVKRVIDSLNADLLMKHSFKFVEINGLRLANPHQAFSVIWKELTAETVSSSRAQTLLNDHFSNKKVKELSTILLVDEVDHICNRKQDVVYNILDWPSQTGSKVVVITIANTMDLPERVLRGCVTSRMGLTRLVFKPYTFQQLQEIIMNRLIGNSSFDPDAVQLVARKVAAVSGDARRALDICRRAIDLVKSEDESQLITINHVNQVLNAILSGVRVTAIRCCCLFEQFFLRALRDVTSSTGIEHSTIDSVCTQLKSICLLEGEELPNEQQVLMMAYRLRDSGLIFLEKKRWDIFRKVSLNVSPEDISYALDKYND; encoded by the exons atGGTAGACTCACCATCAGAAAATGGTACAACTCCTTGCACTCGACAAAGActgaaaaatggaaaaactaCCCGAact ACTAATAGACGCTTtgttgaaaatacaattttacagttG tgtgaattcaaattgaatattaaGCGTGTCGATGAATCTAATTATGTATCAACACTCTCTCCTCGCTTAATAAAA atGACAAATGAAAAACTTCAAGACCACAAATCGCATGAGTTCTCAAGTCTTCCAGCTACACCAAAA AAGAATTCAAGAAAAATACTACGTTGGAGTGAGCGCCGTGATAATGATCTTCTAAATGTAATTGAAGAAGCTATAAATAATAGTGACTCTGTCAGTGACATGACAGACTCTGaagatgaaatattaaatatgccaAAA acacGTTCACAGAAAATTTCTGAATCATCTATGAAATCGTATGAGATGACTAATATATCTGAAGct AAGCGTCTAAGAAAACCTGTAGATCGATTTGGTTGTGCAGCAGATTTAAATGAAACTAAAATGCTGGATCCTACTCCTGAAAga AAACACACTAGACAATCAGTTGATGAAAACATAAATACTCCTAAAAGT AAgataaaaagtagaaaaatatcattaattgatGAAGATGGAGATTCTAACATTGATGTTTTGAAGACTCCAATAAaa AAACGCACAAGTCAATCAGTTGATGACAACATAAATACTCCTAAAAGT aaaataaaaggtagaaaaatatcaataattgatGAAGTTGGAGATTCTAACATTGATGTTTTGAAGACTCCAATAAaa ACACGTTCACACAGAGTTTCAGAATCatcttttataaaatcaaatgatGAGACCAATACATCAGCAtct AAACGTCTAAGAAAACCTGTAGATCGATTTGGTTATGCAGCAGATTTAAATGAAACTAAAATGCTGGATTCTACTCCTGAAAga AATAAAAAAGGtagaaaaatatcaataatcgACGAAGATGAAAATGCAGATTTTGACATTAATGTTTGGAAGACTCCAACAAat AAACATTTAAGACAATCTATCACTTCTCGTTCTGGCTCAAAAGTGCGTCGAAGTATCCTACGAGATATACcagaaaataaagaaattgaGATTTCTACACCAAAGACGCCAAGAAAAACTCCCAAA ACACACGTTAAAAACTTGACAGCTTCAGCGAGTAAAAGATTGGATAGTGGAGCAAAAATTCCATGTAGTCCTTTAGAAAAAGCTAGAgcaaatttacatttacatgCGGCTCCTAAACATTTACCGTGCCGTGAAGTTGAATATAAATCTATACATTCTTTTTTAGTTAGAAAAATTAATGACGAGTTAACAGG GAGTATGTATATTAGTGGTGTTCCTGGTACTGGAAAAACGGCAACAGTTAAGAGAGTAATAGATTCACTGAATGCTGATTTATTAATGAAACAcagttttaaa TTTGTTGAAATAAATGGCTTGAGGCTTGCGAATCCACACCAAGCATTTTCAGTGATATGGAAAGAGTTAACCGCAGAAACAGTATCATCTTCTCGAGCTCAAACACTTCTTAATGACCATTTTTCTAACAAAAAAGTTAAAGAGTTATCTACAATTTTATTGGTCGatgaa GTAGACCATATTTGTAATCGTAAACAAgatgttgtatataatatacttgattGGCCTAGTCAAACTGGTTCAAAAGTGGTTGTAATAACAATTGCTAATACTATGGATTTACCTGAACGAGTATTACGAGGATGTGTAACTAGTAGAATG GGATTAACCAGATTAGTATTTAAGCCATACACATTCCAGCAGTTACAAGAAATAATCATGAATAGATTGATTGGTAATTCTTCATTTGATCCAGATGCTGTTCAATTGGTAGCAAG AAAAGTAGCAGCAGTATCAGGTGATGCAAGACGAGCTCTGGACATATGTCGGCGTGCTATTGATTTAGTCAAGTCTGAGGATGAATcacaattaataactattaatcaTGTTAATCAGGTGTTAAATGCGATACTTTCTGGTGTCCGTGTAACAGCTATCAG gtgCTGTTGTCtctttgaacaattttttctgAGAGCACTTAGAGATGTTACATCTAGTACAGGTATTGAGCATAGTACTATCGATTCAGTTTGTACACAACTGAAAAGCATTTGCTTGCTTGAag GCGAAGAATTGCCAAATGAGCAACAAGTTCTTATGATGGCATACCGATTAAGAGATAGCGGTCTTATATTTTTGGAAAAGAAACGATGGGACATATTCCGAAAAGTGTCACTCAACGTCAGTCCAGAAGATATAAGTTATGCATTAGATAAATACAATGATTAG
- the LOC132951810 gene encoding origin recognition complex subunit 1 isoform X1 gives MVDSPSENGTTPCTRQRLKNGKTTRTTNRRFVENTILQLCEFKLNIKRVDESNYVSTLSPRLIKMTNEKLQDHKSHEFSSLPATPKKNSRKILRWSERRDNDLLNVIEEAINNSDSVSDMTDSEDEILNMPKTRSQKISESSMKSYEMTNISEAKRLRKPVDRFGCAADLNETKMLDPTPERKHTRQSVDENINTPKSKIKSRKISLIDEDGDSNIDVLKTPIKKRTSQSVDDNINTPKSKIKGRKISIIDEVGDSNIDVLKTPIKTRSHRVSESSFIKSNDETNTSASKRLRKPVDRFGYAADLNETKMLDSTPERKRTRQSVDENINTPKSNKKGRKISIIDEDENADFDINVWKTPTNKHLRQSITSRSGSKVRRSILRDIPENKEIEISTPKTPRKTPKTHVKNLTASASKRLDSGAKIPCSPLEKARANLHLHAAPKHLPCREVEYKSIHSFLVRKINDELTGSMYISGVPGTGKTATVKRVIDSLNADLLMKHSFKFVEINGLRLANPHQAFSVIWKELTAETVSSSRAQTLLNDHFSNKKVKELSTILLVDEVDHICNRKQDVVYNILDWPSQTGSKVVVITIANTMDLPERVLRGCVTSRMGLTRLVFKPYTFQQLQEIIMNRLIGNSSFDPDAVQLVARKVAAVSGDARRALDICRRAIDLVKSEDESQLITINHVNQVLNAILSGVRVTAIRCCCLFEQFFLRALRDVTSSTGIEHSTIDSVCTQLKSICLLEGEELPNEQQVLMMAYRLRDSGLIFLEKKRWDIFRKVSLNVSPEDISYALDKYND, from the exons atGGTAGACTCACCATCAGAAAATGGTACAACTCCTTGCACTCGACAAAGActgaaaaatggaaaaactaCCCGAact ACTAATAGACGCTTtgttgaaaatacaattttacagttG tgtgaattcaaattgaatattaaGCGTGTCGATGAATCTAATTATGTATCAACACTCTCTCCTCGCTTAATAAAA atGACAAATGAAAAACTTCAAGACCACAAATCGCATGAGTTCTCAAGTCTTCCAGCTACACCAAAA AAGAATTCAAGAAAAATACTACGTTGGAGTGAGCGCCGTGATAATGATCTTCTAAATGTAATTGAAGAAGCTATAAATAATAGTGACTCTGTCAGTGACATGACAGACTCTGaagatgaaatattaaatatgccaAAA acacGTTCACAGAAAATTTCTGAATCATCTATGAAATCGTATGAGATGACTAATATATCTGAAGct AAGCGTCTAAGAAAACCTGTAGATCGATTTGGTTGTGCAGCAGATTTAAATGAAACTAAAATGCTGGATCCTACTCCTGAAAga AAACACACTAGACAATCAGTTGATGAAAACATAAATACTCCTAAAAGT AAgataaaaagtagaaaaatatcattaattgatGAAGATGGAGATTCTAACATTGATGTTTTGAAGACTCCAATAAaa AAACGCACAAGTCAATCAGTTGATGACAACATAAATACTCCTAAAAGT aaaataaaaggtagaaaaatatcaataattgatGAAGTTGGAGATTCTAACATTGATGTTTTGAAGACTCCAATAAaa ACACGTTCACACAGAGTTTCAGAATCatcttttataaaatcaaatgatGAGACCAATACATCAGCAtct AAACGTCTAAGAAAACCTGTAGATCGATTTGGTTATGCAGCAGATTTAAATGAAACTAAAATGCTGGATTCTACTCCTGAAAga AAACGCACAAGACAATCAGTTGATGAAAACATAAATACTCCTAAAAgt AATAAAAAAGGtagaaaaatatcaataatcgACGAAGATGAAAATGCAGATTTTGACATTAATGTTTGGAAGACTCCAACAAat AAACATTTAAGACAATCTATCACTTCTCGTTCTGGCTCAAAAGTGCGTCGAAGTATCCTACGAGATATACcagaaaataaagaaattgaGATTTCTACACCAAAGACGCCAAGAAAAACTCCCAAA ACACACGTTAAAAACTTGACAGCTTCAGCGAGTAAAAGATTGGATAGTGGAGCAAAAATTCCATGTAGTCCTTTAGAAAAAGCTAGAgcaaatttacatttacatgCGGCTCCTAAACATTTACCGTGCCGTGAAGTTGAATATAAATCTATACATTCTTTTTTAGTTAGAAAAATTAATGACGAGTTAACAGG GAGTATGTATATTAGTGGTGTTCCTGGTACTGGAAAAACGGCAACAGTTAAGAGAGTAATAGATTCACTGAATGCTGATTTATTAATGAAACAcagttttaaa TTTGTTGAAATAAATGGCTTGAGGCTTGCGAATCCACACCAAGCATTTTCAGTGATATGGAAAGAGTTAACCGCAGAAACAGTATCATCTTCTCGAGCTCAAACACTTCTTAATGACCATTTTTCTAACAAAAAAGTTAAAGAGTTATCTACAATTTTATTGGTCGatgaa GTAGACCATATTTGTAATCGTAAACAAgatgttgtatataatatacttgattGGCCTAGTCAAACTGGTTCAAAAGTGGTTGTAATAACAATTGCTAATACTATGGATTTACCTGAACGAGTATTACGAGGATGTGTAACTAGTAGAATG GGATTAACCAGATTAGTATTTAAGCCATACACATTCCAGCAGTTACAAGAAATAATCATGAATAGATTGATTGGTAATTCTTCATTTGATCCAGATGCTGTTCAATTGGTAGCAAG AAAAGTAGCAGCAGTATCAGGTGATGCAAGACGAGCTCTGGACATATGTCGGCGTGCTATTGATTTAGTCAAGTCTGAGGATGAATcacaattaataactattaatcaTGTTAATCAGGTGTTAAATGCGATACTTTCTGGTGTCCGTGTAACAGCTATCAG gtgCTGTTGTCtctttgaacaattttttctgAGAGCACTTAGAGATGTTACATCTAGTACAGGTATTGAGCATAGTACTATCGATTCAGTTTGTACACAACTGAAAAGCATTTGCTTGCTTGAag GCGAAGAATTGCCAAATGAGCAACAAGTTCTTATGATGGCATACCGATTAAGAGATAGCGGTCTTATATTTTTGGAAAAGAAACGATGGGACATATTCCGAAAAGTGTCACTCAACGTCAGTCCAGAAGATATAAGTTATGCATTAGATAAATACAATGATTAG
- the LOC132952869 gene encoding E3 SUMO-protein ligase ZBED1-like, whose amino-acid sequence MTHGSSSSSSNNLNTDCSSSSEFREPPLRKRRRTFMNKYLEHNNICSSERTEQIHQALAKMIAINQMPLSFCSSSGFQQFMAIVEPNYLICKEGAIKRRLKAFKSSVEEQIKKELRNAKSVSCTSDCWSSISLESYITVTAHFIDDQWCPKSYTLTTHQLEDRHTALNLSNQLETTFSKWEIEQKVMAVVTDNAKNVLNAVNLLTNITEKNDLTCSAHTLQLAINNGLKYDKIEQLIQLSNKIVGHFKHSNVATQCLKTKQEQLGLPAECLIQSCKTRWNSVFMMLDRLYENRCPVSNVFADRTVTTAAMAQKFEVTENQWAAIETIVKLLKPLQVITTVFCGEKYCSISMVRPLLNIVIEKHLQPQINDDEIAQNFKYIVIQELKDRFKLNWNPSSVVSARQIASFLDPRYKDLEHEAADAREEIRTRVKSLLDDISEHNDDMQIQTSETKNSFGGLAFLYGDKGNCNTDDSTVQFQNYLAEPQLRFDFDALEWWKTRATKYPLMVVLAVKYLGIPATSVSSERCFSTAGNIVTAKRSCLAPETVNMLVFLYQNKQLL is encoded by the coding sequence ATGACACATGgttcatcatcatcatcttcaaataatttaaataccgaTTGTTCTTCATCTTCAGAATTTCGTGAACCACCCCTCAGAAAACGACGTAGAACGTTTATGAATAAGTACCTTGAGCATAATAACATTTGTAGTTCTGAGAGAACAGAACAAATCCACCAAGCGTTAGCTAAAATGATTGCGATCAACCAAATGCCATTATCATTTTGTTCAAGTTCTGGGTTTCAACAGTTTATGGCTATCGTcgaaccaaattatttaatatgtaaagaAGGAGCTATAAAACGAAGACTCAAAGCATTTAAATCGTCGGTTgaagaacaaataaaaaaagaattaagaaATGCCAAGAGTGTAAGTTGTACATCTGACTGTTGGTCATCAATATCTCTAGAATCGTATATAACAGTTACTGCACATTTTATTGATGACCAGTGGTGCCCAAAATCTTACACTCTGACAACTCACCAATTGGAGGACCGCCATACAGCTCTCAATCTAAGTAATCAGTTGGAAACTACTTTTAGTAAATGGGAAATCGAACAAAAAGTTATGGCAGTAGTTACTGATAAcgcaaaaaatgttttgaatgcTGTCAATTTACTTACTaatattacagaaaaaaatGACCTTACATGTTCCGCGCATACTTTACAACTTGCGATTAACAATGGtttgaaatatgataaaatagaacaattaattcaattaagtaataaaatcgTTGGTCATTTTAAACATTCAAATGTGGCCACTCAATGTTTAAAGACTAAGCAAGAACAACTTGGTTTACCAGCGGAATGTTTAATTCAAAGTTGTAAAACCAGATGGAACTCCGTATTCATGATGTTGGATCGACTTTATGAAAATAGGTGCCCAGTATCAAATGTCTTTGCTGATCGCACAGTTACTACAGCAGCAATGGCACAAAAGTTCGAAGTAACCGAGAACCAATGGGCAGCTATAGAAACTATAGTTAAATTACTTAAGCCTCTACAAGTAATTACAACTGTATTTTGTGGTGAAAAGTATTGTTCAATTTCAATGGTCAGGCCTCTCCTTAACATTGTTATAGAAAAGCATTTACAGCCTCAGATAAATGACGATGAAATTgctcaaaatttcaaatacattgtaATACAAGAATTAAAAGACCGTTTCAAGTTAAACTGGAATCCTTCTAGTGTTGTGTCTGCTCGACAAATTGCATCTTTTCTCGACCCAAGATACAAAGATTTAGAACACGAGGCAGCAGATGCAAGAGAAGAAATTCGAACCCGAGTCAAGAGTTTGTTAGATGATATAAGTGAACATAATGACGATATGCAAATTCAAACATCTGAGACAAAAAATAGCTTCGGGGGACTTGCGTTTCTATACGGTGATAAGGGCAACTGTAATACAGATGATTCTACagttcaatttcaaaattactTGGCAGAACCACAATTACGGTTTGATTTTGATGCATTGGAATGGTGGAAGACGCGTGCAACGAAGTATCCATTAATGGTTGTTTTAGCTGTTAAGTATTTAGGGATACCAGCAACGTCAGTAAGTTCCGAACGGTGTTTCTCGACTGCTGGAAACATTGTGACGGCTAAGAGAAGTTGTTTGGCGCCCGAAACGGTAAATATGTTGGTTTTCCTTTatcaaaacaaacaattattgtaa